The Meiothermus sp. CFH 77666 genome segment CGAGTCCTCGCCCTGGGTGGAGGCCCGCTTCGACCTCGAGCCCTTTCCCCCGCTCTTCTCGCCCTCGGCCTACAAGCGCCTCGAGGCCGAGCCCTTGCCGCTCCCCGACCCCGAGGAGGGGGAGGCCCTGCCGGGCCGGGCCAGGGCCATCGGGACGCTGGTGCACTACGCCATCGGGCAAAACTGGCACCCCGACAACCCCGTGCACCTGGCCAACCTCGAGGCCCAGGAGGTTATGTTCCCCTTCGGCCCCGACGAGCGCTTCAGCATCATGGACGAGGTGAAGACCCTGCTGCAAAACTACCAGGGGCTTCTGGGCACACAGCTCCCCTGGCCCCGCGACGAAGACTACCCCGAGTTCGCGGTGGCCCTCCCGCTAGGTACTACCGTCTGGCAGGGGGTCATAGACCGGCTCTACCGGGTGGGCGGGCAATGGTACCTGGAAGACTACAAGACCGACCAGGAGATGCGGCCCGAGCAGTATTATTTCCAGCTTGGGGTCTACCTGGCCGCCGTCCGGCAGGCCTGGCAGGTAGAACCCGAGGTGCGGCTGGTATACCTGCGCTTTGGCGAGGTCATCCGGCTGGAAAAGACCCTCCTGGAGGCTGCCCTGAACGAGATCCGGCCCTCTGAAAAGCGAAACGCGTTTTCGCAGCCTGGTTCCTGACCCCCGGGTTTCCCAGCAATCAGGTGATTTATACCTACTGAAGGCGTGTAGCCAAGGTTCAACGGCGCACTAGGTGGGGATGGGTGGTGGGGAGTAGGCGGTACCTCTCTAACCCCTACCCCCTAACCCCATATTCCCTAAACAATTGAATGGCCTTTCCGCCCAACGCCTTCGGCCTTCGGCTTTGAGCCTTCAGCAATCGGCGGCTGCTAACCGTTACAGACCGGCTTAGGCGGCAGGCTCCGGCTGTAGCTCACCGTCAGCCGGCAGGCCAGATCGGCGTAGAGGGCCCGGATGGCCTCGCCCTCGAGGTCCAGGAGCCAGCGCCGGATGGCCTGGGGGGTGTTGGCCATCAGCCACTTTTTGGCCTCGTCGGCCTGGCCGGTAATGAGCCCGCGTCCGTAGTAGCCCAGCGCGGCGCTGCGGGCGTTGACCTCGTCTTTCTGAACCAGGGCGTCCTGCAGGGCCGCCCGGTAGTACGACAGGGTGCGGAAGCCCAGGGTGGGGAAACGGGCGGTGGCGTCTACGTAGCGCACCCCGTCCCAGGCCAGGATGTAGGTCAGGCGGGGGTAGACTTCCCTGGGCAGGCCGCCAAAGTCGGCGAATACATCGGTGCCCACAATAATCTCGGGCCGCCGGTCGCCGTCCACATCGCGCACTTCCAGCACCCCGGCGGTGCGGCCCCGGTAGATGAGCAGGTTGCGAAAGCCCTGCTCCTGGGTGAAGAAATAGGCGGTGGTGTTCGGCCCCGAGACCTCGTTAATCCAGAGTTCGGCGGGCACCTGGCCGGTCAGCTCGAGCTGCCTGACCTCGAAACGGCTTCCCTTGATCTCGACCTGTGTCCGATCTGAACGAATAATTCGCAGCAGGCCCGGTTCTTGCCGGAGGGTATACGAACCCCAGGCGATGGGCGAATTAGAAGCAGGCTGAGCCAGGGTAAGCCCGGACAAAACCAGTGCAGTAGCTAAAATTGGCACTCTCATGGGGCAACGCTACCAGAGCCTTGCATGAGAGTGCGTGGGGGTTTGCTCTAGAAAAATTTACTGTTGCTGCTGAAGTTGCGGCTCGCCTTGCCAGGGCTCTACCACCACCCGGGTCTCGATGTGGGCGTTCAGGGTGGCCGAGACCGAGCAGTACTTGGTGTGGGAAAGCTCCACGGCCCGCTCGAGGGCCTCCCGGGTCACGTTGGGCCCGGCGCCGTAATGGGTGACCACGATGTGGGTGTAGCGCTTGGGGTGCTCCTCGGCCCGTTCGCCTACAGCCTCTACACGGTAGCGTGCCAGGGGCTGGCGCTTTTTCTCCATAATGTCCACCACATCGTAGGCGGTGCAGCCGGCCAGTGCTGCCAGCAAGAGTTCCATGGGGCGCATCCCGGTGGAAGGCTGGTCGCCATCCACCATCACCTTGTCGCCCTGCTCGTTGATGCCTACAAACCGGTGTCCTCCCAAGCGATGCAATACCACTTTTTTCGTCGCCATAAGCCTCCTAAGGGCGGTTCACGGATTGAGCGTAGCCATAGACCGCCACTCCAGCATCTGCTTAACCGAATAGGGACGCTCCAGAGAGCTACCCTGTCTGGATAATATCCCAGGCCCAGGGGTAAAATGACCCGATTTCTTCACAATGCGCGCCGTAGCATCAGGAGCAAAGTGAACCGCAGCTTTCGCCTGTTCTCCATTGGCCCCCGTATTCAAAAACAGGGGGTGCGTTTGGTAGTGACTTCTGCCCTACGGCTGCGGATTCTGAGCCTGGGCGCTTTCAGCCGAGAGGTGGTGGTGGAGCCGCGCAAGGGCTGGCTCATGATCCATGACCGTCAGTTCTGGTTTGTGGAACGTACCCGTCTGATCCCTTTCGAGCAGGTAGAGGTCGTCACCTATGGCTTCGAGGACTGGACCTTTGGGGGTTGGTTTTCTCGGGCCAGGGATACCCAGGAACTTTTTCGTGTGGGGCTGCGTTTGCGCAATGGCAAAGAGTTCGATCTGTTCAGGTTTTATGGCGAGGGCCATTTTGTCAACGAAAGCTACTTCCCCGACTGGTGGTTCTGGGAAGATTTCCTCACCGATTTGAGCGGTACCCAGGAGCAGGAATCGCGGGCGCTGGTGGAACTCTTGAGCAAGATGATGGGGGTCAAGGTGGATCGCCCCAGGTTTTGAAGCTGAATGTAAGCATAAAGACATGCGATGGCGGGCGTTGAGGCCCATAATTAGGTCATGCAAGCACTTCAGGACAAGGTGTACCTCCTTACCGGCGGCGGAGGAGCTATTGCCGGGGCGATTGCCCAGTCGTTCATCAAGGCCGGAGCGAGACTGGCCTTTGCGGATGCCTACGAAACCACTATCGCCCAACGAGCACAGGAACTGGGCGGTCGGGCGTTTGTGGCTAACCTGACCCACTACCCCGACGCCGAGATGCTGGTGCGGCAGGTCAAGGCGCAGATGGGGCGGGTGGATGGTCTGATTCACACCGTAGGGGGCTTTGCTTACGCTCCTGTCAAGGACACCGATCCGAGCCTCTATGACCGGATGTTTGACCTCAACATGCGTACCCTGTTTTACATGACCCGGGCCATATTGCCCGAGCTCCTGGGCCAGAAAGACGGCTTTATTGCAGGTATTTCGGCGGCGGCTGCCTGGAATGGAGTGGGGCCTGGCGTGGCCCTGTACGCTGCCGCCAAAGCCGCCGTGGCTACCTACCTGCGCTCGTTGGATGCCGAACTGACGGGCACGGCAGTCCGGGTGGCGATTGTCTACCCGATGGGCGCCGTGGACACCCCGGCCAACCGCAAAGAGATGCCCGATGCCGACCCCATGGCCTGGGTAGACCCCGCTGAAATTGGTGAAAGCCTGGTCTACGCCGCCAGCCGCAGCCCCCGGGGCCGGGTGTTGGAGTTGCAGATTTTCCCGCCTCGGTAAAACACCCTTACCGTAGGAATCTGCACACATCTCTCATTGAGCTTCTCGATAAGACGTGCTTGAGCTGTTCTGACCGCCAATCCCTTGGGTGCCGGGGGAATCCGGGAGGGTAGATTGGGTCGAATGCACCAATGAATGTGGCGCAAAACCCCTCTTGGGAGAGTCAAGCGCCGTTAGCTCCAGCGTAACCCAAAGTTAAGGTTCGACTCTGCTTGCCTGCTGGGCGTCTTTTAGATTAGGGTGGAGCTCATGGATGTAACGGCGTATGTGCAGGCAGTGGGGTATCTGGGCATTTTTGCTACGGTATTTGTGGAAACGGGATTGCTGGTGGGCTTTTTCCTACCGGGCGACTCGCTTTTGATCGCGGTAGGGCTTCTGGCAGCGGCCAAGAAGATGCAGCTTTCCCTCGCCCTGATGGCCCTTTTCATGGGCTCGGTGCTGGGCAACAATCTCGGGTACTACCTAGGGCGCAAGGTTGGGCCCGCCTTGCTACACAAGGCCAGGGTCAAGCCGGAAGACCTCGAGCGCACCCGGCGCTTCATGGCCCGCTTCGGGCCGCTTTCTCTATTGATCGGCCCCTATGTGCCGGTCTTCCGGGCGGTGGTGCCTTTTCTGTGTGGCACTGTTAGGATGCCCTGGCCGCGCTTTTTCGTGTTGAGCCTCCTGGGCAGCGTGCTCTGGACCCAGGGCCTTACCCTGGTGGCCTACTATGTGGGCTCCAAGATTCCGCACCTCGAGCGCTACGTGTACCTGATACTGCTGGCCGGGGTGGGCTTTGCCGTTCTGCTGGCCGCCTGGCGGGCCTACCGCTCGGGGAACCTGCGCTGGCCCAGCCGCAAAGCCGAGTAGGCTACGCGTGGGCCTCCACCAGTTCGACCAGCACCCCCCCCGACCATTTGGGGTGAATAAAGGCAACCAGGTGCCCCCCAAAACCGGGGCGGGGGGTGGTATCTATCAGGGGCGTGCCGTTGGCGGCCAAACGTTGTAATTCGGCGGTGAGGCTGGGGGTGGCGAGGGCGATGTGGTGCATGCCCGGCCCGCGTTTCTCGATGAACCGGGCAATGGCTGAGTCGGGGCGGGTGGCCTTCAAGAGCTCGAGCCGACTGGGCCCGCTTTTCAGCATCCAGACCTCGACCCCCTGGCTCTCGACCGTACCCTGGGCCTCGAGGGTGTAGCCAAGCTGCTGGTAGGGTTTTGCAGCCTGTTCCAAATCCTCAACCGCGATGCCGATATGGTGGATGTTCATATTCCCAAACTACCCCAATCGCGGTTAGCTGGACAGGGATATTTGGTAATGCAAGCGCGCAAACCGCTTTTAGGAGTCTGACCCACTGGCCGTGTCGAGCAAGGCGGGGGTGGGTGGTTGGAGGGTGGGGATGGGTTCCAACGCCTGCTCCTACGCCCTACCTCCTATCGGCCGCGAAGTGTTCGATAAAGACCTACTCCACCGGTATAAAGGCCAGG includes the following:
- a CDS encoding OsmC family protein, producing the protein MATKKVVLHRLGGHRFVGINEQGDKVMVDGDQPSTGMRPMELLLAALAGCTAYDVVDIMEKKRQPLARYRVEAVGERAEEHPKRYTHIVVTHYGAGPNVTREALERAVELSHTKYCSVSATLNAHIETRVVVEPWQGEPQLQQQQ
- a CDS encoding SDR family NAD(P)-dependent oxidoreductase: MQALQDKVYLLTGGGGAIAGAIAQSFIKAGARLAFADAYETTIAQRAQELGGRAFVANLTHYPDAEMLVRQVKAQMGRVDGLIHTVGGFAYAPVKDTDPSLYDRMFDLNMRTLFYMTRAILPELLGQKDGFIAGISAAAAWNGVGPGVALYAAAKAAVATYLRSLDAELTGTAVRVAIVYPMGAVDTPANRKEMPDADPMAWVDPAEIGESLVYAASRSPRGRVLELQIFPPR
- a CDS encoding DedA family protein, giving the protein MDVTAYVQAVGYLGIFATVFVETGLLVGFFLPGDSLLIAVGLLAAAKKMQLSLALMALFMGSVLGNNLGYYLGRKVGPALLHKARVKPEDLERTRRFMARFGPLSLLIGPYVPVFRAVVPFLCGTVRMPWPRFFVLSLLGSVLWTQGLTLVAYYVGSKIPHLERYVYLILLAGVGFAVLLAAWRAYRSGNLRWPSRKAE
- the mce gene encoding methylmalonyl-CoA epimerase, with product MNIHHIGIAVEDLEQAAKPYQQLGYTLEAQGTVESQGVEVWMLKSGPSRLELLKATRPDSAIARFIEKRGPGMHHIALATPSLTAELQRLAANGTPLIDTTPRPGFGGHLVAFIHPKWSGGVLVELVEAHA